The Kribbella shirazensis genomic interval GCGAGCATCTGCGGTGGCATAGCATCGGTCGTCTGCCCCGTCGAGGATCTTGTGCGTCGCGAACAGCAGTTGCGGCTTGTCCCAGCGCTTCAGATCGCGGCTGGTCGTCCAATAGATGCTCCACGCCAGCTGAGAGGTCTGGTAGAAGAGGATGAAGCGACCGTCGCGCATCCGCTTGATCCGCGGGTAGTGGGCGGTTTGTGTGTTGAGAAAATCCGCATCGAGCTCGACGTACGTCGCTGCGTCCAACTCCAGCGATGCCGCAGCACGAGGAGACCGGCCGGCGGCGCGCGCCGGCGCGGGGAAGCTCGCGGCGAGCGATGCTCCGACCGCCGCGACAGAACCTGCAAGAACGTGACGCCGGGCGATCCTGTGTTCGGGTGATGGCATTCTCTTGCTCCCTGATCAGAAGGTGATGACCGCGCTGATTCAGCGGCGGAAACGAGCGACGTACGAGCGGCCGGCCGAGTCGGTCATGTCGACGGACAGCGACACCGACTTCCCGTGACATGCGGCGTGGACCTTCGCGTCACCGCCGACGTGCTGTCGAGCCGGCACAGCCACCTCCACGGTGACGTTGCCGGTCAGTAGTTGGGTCGGATCGCAGATGGCTACGCTGAGCTCGCCGCGCCAGTTGCTGACAACCACCGACGCGGTGCGGTCGACGGAGATGCCGCCGACGGGCGGCGTGCCTGGTGCCCAGACGTTCGCCATCGTCAGGCCCAGGTCGCGGCGCGTCGCGGCTTGGACGGCTGGTGTGTTCGCGAGTACTTCCACCACTCCGCGCCGGGCGAAACGCTCCGTGTCCGTCCGCGACGCCGCCGGCAGCTGGACGTAGGCATATCGCGCGTCGGCCGGATCGGTGCCGTGGTCGATCCACATGGTCACGAAGCGTCGGGTGTAGAGCGTGGGGTCCTCGTAAACCCCGCGCAGGTCCATGTCGGTCCAGCGGCCGGACCGATCTTCGCGGAGGATGTCGACATCGGTCCGCTCCGGAAAGACGTAGCCGCCGACCTGATCGAGGTGTGCCCATCCCACGCGCAGGCGGGTCGCGGTGGCGTCCGTACCGGAGTTCATCGCGCGGCCGTCGACCGTCAGCCGAGCGGTACCGGACTTGCCGATGTTCCTGTTCTCGACGACTGTTTCGACGCCGTAGCCATCCGTACTGGAGATGCCGGCGCCCAGGCAGACCACGGCATCGTCCATACAGAACCACGACTTGCTCCCGCGCAGCGTCTGTCCCTTCGGGTTCAGCTGCATGCCGACAGCGGCTCGGTCGTCGAGCACCGCACCGCCAGCCCATTCGTTGAAGGTGTACCGCTTGACGCCGTGCGGCAGCGGACGACGGTCCCTCGTGATGCCGGGGATGCGGTACTTGTCAGCTGTCGGCCAGTACATGTCGGCCCAGTGCCCGACCTGATCCGGCAGGTAGACGTAGACCGCGCCTTCGCCGGTGTACCAGCCCTGTACGTTCTCCTTGTTCGCGGTCTCGAAGGAGTAGATGGCGTGCCGGTCCATCGCGATGGCGTAGGCGAAGTCAGGTCGCCGGTGGACCGCCCGGGCCATCGACGTGGCGACCCTCGTGGTGACCAGATCGCCGGCGGCCGGAATCGAGTCGTCGGCAAGCACGTCGCGAGCCTCGACGATCGACGGTATCCGGACCTGCTCGATCGGTATCGGGTCGTAGACGAAGAACGGTTGGAACGTGTCGTTGGTCAGGTAGGCCTTGACCTGCGACCTCAAGGCCCGGCCGGCCTCTGCCGGGAGCGCCTGCGCCAGCTGCAGCAGGGTGGCAGTGGTGAGTCGGCCGATGCGGTGGTCCGTCTCGTAGAACCGCGACAACGCTCGCCCGCGGGTCATGTCCATGAACGCCCCGTCGTACATCCAGGGCCGGTAGTTGTCCTGCACCCAGCTGATCACGCGGTCGATCGCCTCGGAGCTGAAGGCCCAGGCTGTCCCGCGCGTCGCGACCAGCCCGTAGGTCAAGTACTGCAGCAGGGAGACGCCGTAGCTGCCGTTGTACGAGTAGTGCACGTGCTGGATGAATCCGCCGTCGGTGTAGAAGCCGTCTCCGTCAGTCGAGTAAGGAAACATGCCCGCCCAGGCGGACTTCGCAAGGCTCAGTGTGGCCGCGTCCCGGCTCAGCGCGCCACGCAGCAGTGTGACCGCCGAGGTCCAGTTCAGGTTCGCGCTGGTGGCGGGACCGGACCCGACGACGTGCGGATCGGGCTCGTACCGCGCGATCGCCGCCATGGCGCTGGCGATCTGGTCCGCCGGCAGGTCGTCGTACATCAAGACGCAGAAGTCGTTGAGCGCCAGCGGGATACCGATCTGCCAATCCCACCAGCCGCCGTAGATGTTGGTCACTCCGTACTTGTTGGCGAGGAACCAGTCGAGCGCCGACACCAGGTCGGCGGTCAACCCGGGGTCACCGGACAGGGTGGAGCCAGGAGTTTTGAGGGCCAGCGCGAGTTGCCGCAACCTGCCGATGTTGTTGCGCTGGACCGCAGGGATCGTGCTGCTGTCCAGGTCGGCCCACAGGTAGGAGCGCGAAGAGGACGTGTTCATCGTGCGCCACAGATTCGCCGCGACAGCCGCGGAATCCCGGACATACTTGGCGACGACAGGATCATTGATGCTTGAGGCAACCAATGTCTCGCGCCACTGGATCCGGATGGTGTCGAAGTCGGTGGCCGCCCCGGCGGCCGTGACGCCGTCGTCGGCGGCGGCCGAGGCGGGCGCCGACACTCCGAGAGCGGCCGGAACCAGTGCAGCGCCCCACAGGAGATTTCGGCGGGAGACGCTGGATGTGGACGGGTCGGACATGACGGACCTCCGAGAAGATCGACGTGCATCGGTCGAGCGCTCATGCAACCCCCGCGCCGGTCGGGACGTCAAGAAGATAATGCCTATTAGCACGGAAGTTCGGCTGCATCCTTGCTTCGAGCGGCGTCAAGCTGCTGATTTATCGGTCGCAAATTAATAATAGGCACTTGACAATTCATTCGATGCGGTGCGAGTCTCGTGACCGCCGCCCCGGACGCGACGTCCGTGGCGATGGCGGAACGGCGGCCAACCGACCTTCCTCTGTGCACACAGGGGAAGCACACCGATGGGTTTGTCATGGAGCATGCAACGAGCGAACGGCAGGCGGCCGCAGCGGGCAGCACTGCCGGTCGTCAGCGATGGCGCTCGGTCGGTTCGCGCCTGAGGCGGGACTACCCGGTGCTACTGCTGGCGATCCCAGGCATGGCGGTCATCCTCGCGTTCCAGTACTACCCGCTCTACGGCAACGTCATCGCGTTCCAGGACTTCCAGCCGTACCTCGGGATCGGCAAGAGCCTCTGGAACGGAGTGGAGAACTTCGCGGTCATCGTCAACGGTGATCCGGAGTTCCTGAACGCGGTCAAGAACACGCTGATCCTCACGCTCATCCAGACGGTGATCGTGTTCCCGGCGCCGATCGTGGTCGCGATCACGCTGCACACCCTGCTGTCGAACAGACTGCGCCAGCTGGTGCAGTCGATCCTCTACCTCCCGCACTTCATGTCCTGGGTGATCGTGGTGGCCATCTTCCAGCAGGTGCTGGGCGGCACGGGCATGATCAACAACTGGCTGCGCGGCCACGGCCTGGACCCGGTGCACATCATCGGCAACGCCGACGCGTTCCGGGCGCTGCTCACGTCACAGGTCATGTGGAAGGACACCGGGTGGGCGGCGATCCTCTTCCTGGCGGTGCTGTCCCAGATCGATCGATCACTCTACGAGGCTTCCGCCGTCGACGGGTCGAGCCGCTGGCAGCAGATCCTGCACGTCACTCTGCCGGGCCTGAAGCCGATCATCATCCTGCTGCTCATCCTCAAACTCGGTGACTCACTGTCGGTCGGCTTCGAGCAGATCGTCCTGCAGCAACCCGCGGTCGGCACCGAGGCCAGCGAGGTGCTGGACACCTACGTCTACAACAACGGCATCCTCGGCGGCGCCTGGGGAGTCTCGGCTGCCGTCGGACTCGTGAAGGGGCTCATCGGCCTCGCACTCGTACTGACCGCCAACAAGATCGCCCACCGGCTCGGCGAGGAAGGGATCTACCGCGGATGACGACCCTCACATCGGCGAGGCCCTCGACCGACGCTCCGGCGAGACCGCGCCGGCACGCCGTGATCGACGGAATGCCACGGCCCGGTACGCCGGAGCGGGTCCTCAAGGGGATCTTCCTGACCGTGATCAGCGGGCTGGTCGTGCTGCCTTTCGTCGCGGTTGTGTCGACCAGCCTGGCGACCCCGGAAGAAGTGATCCGAGCCGGCGGATTCGTCATGTTCCCCAAGGACGGTATCGACCTGTCGGCGTACCGTTCCATCTTCGCCGGCGGAACCGTGACGCGGGCCTTGATGGTCAGCGGATTCGTCACCGCCGTCGGTACCGCGATCTCGCTGGTACTGACCTGCACACTGGGCTGGGCACTCAGCCGGCGCGGCACGCTGGCCAACAAACCGCTGCTGATGCTGGTCCTGGTGAGCTTGCTGTTCAATCCAGGACTCATCCCCACCTATCTCGTCGTACAGCAGTTCGGTCTGCTGGACAGCCTGTGGTCGGTGATCGTCCCGACCTGTGTCAGCGCGTTCAACGTCATCGTGGTGCGCTCCTTCTTCGCCGGGCTGCCCGCGGAGATTCTCGACGCCGCCCGAGTCGACGGAGCGTCGGAGTGGAAGATGTTCCGCCACATCGGGCTGCCACTGTCCAAGGCTGTGGTCGCCGTCGTCGGGCTCTTCTACGGCGTCGGCTACTGGAACAGTTTCTTCAGCGCGCTGCTCTACCTCAACGACTCCGCCAAATGGCCGCTACAACTGGTGCTGCGGACCTACGTCGTGAACGGCGTCGAGCTAGGAGGCCAGGACCTCGGCATCGGGTCGGAGTCCCTCCCACCGCAGACCACGATCCAGATGGCGATCCTCATGATCTCCATCGTCCCGATCCTGTGCGTCTATCCCTTCATCCAGCGGCACTTCGCGAAGGGCGTCCTGACCGGCGCCGTCAAGGGCTGAGGTACGCGCCCCCGCCGCACGCTGTCCGCTCCGTCACCGTGGAAGGTCTGAACACCATGCCGAAGTTCGATTCCCAACCGTTGTCCCGGA includes:
- a CDS encoding polysaccharide lyase 8 family protein, giving the protein MSDPSTSSVSRRNLLWGAALVPAALGVSAPASAAADDGVTAAGAATDFDTIRIQWRETLVASSINDPVVAKYVRDSAAVAANLWRTMNTSSSRSYLWADLDSSTIPAVQRNNIGRLRQLALALKTPGSTLSGDPGLTADLVSALDWFLANKYGVTNIYGGWWDWQIGIPLALNDFCVLMYDDLPADQIASAMAAIARYEPDPHVVGSGPATSANLNWTSAVTLLRGALSRDAATLSLAKSAWAGMFPYSTDGDGFYTDGGFIQHVHYSYNGSYGVSLLQYLTYGLVATRGTAWAFSSEAIDRVISWVQDNYRPWMYDGAFMDMTRGRALSRFYETDHRIGRLTTATLLQLAQALPAEAGRALRSQVKAYLTNDTFQPFFVYDPIPIEQVRIPSIVEARDVLADDSIPAAGDLVTTRVATSMARAVHRRPDFAYAIAMDRHAIYSFETANKENVQGWYTGEGAVYVYLPDQVGHWADMYWPTADKYRIPGITRDRRPLPHGVKRYTFNEWAGGAVLDDRAAVGMQLNPKGQTLRGSKSWFCMDDAVVCLGAGISSTDGYGVETVVENRNIGKSGTARLTVDGRAMNSGTDATATRLRVGWAHLDQVGGYVFPERTDVDILREDRSGRWTDMDLRGVYEDPTLYTRRFVTMWIDHGTDPADARYAYVQLPAASRTDTERFARRGVVEVLANTPAVQAATRRDLGLTMANVWAPGTPPVGGISVDRTASVVVSNWRGELSVAICDPTQLLTGNVTVEVAVPARQHVGGDAKVHAACHGKSVSLSVDMTDSAGRSYVARFRR
- a CDS encoding ABC transporter permease; translation: MEHATSERQAAAAGSTAGRQRWRSVGSRLRRDYPVLLLAIPGMAVILAFQYYPLYGNVIAFQDFQPYLGIGKSLWNGVENFAVIVNGDPEFLNAVKNTLILTLIQTVIVFPAPIVVAITLHTLLSNRLRQLVQSILYLPHFMSWVIVVAIFQQVLGGTGMINNWLRGHGLDPVHIIGNADAFRALLTSQVMWKDTGWAAILFLAVLSQIDRSLYEASAVDGSSRWQQILHVTLPGLKPIIILLLILKLGDSLSVGFEQIVLQQPAVGTEASEVLDTYVYNNGILGGAWGVSAAVGLVKGLIGLALVLTANKIAHRLGEEGIYRG
- a CDS encoding carbohydrate ABC transporter permease, translating into MTTLTSARPSTDAPARPRRHAVIDGMPRPGTPERVLKGIFLTVISGLVVLPFVAVVSTSLATPEEVIRAGGFVMFPKDGIDLSAYRSIFAGGTVTRALMVSGFVTAVGTAISLVLTCTLGWALSRRGTLANKPLLMLVLVSLLFNPGLIPTYLVVQQFGLLDSLWSVIVPTCVSAFNVIVVRSFFAGLPAEILDAARVDGASEWKMFRHIGLPLSKAVVAVVGLFYGVGYWNSFFSALLYLNDSAKWPLQLVLRTYVVNGVELGGQDLGIGSESLPPQTTIQMAILMISIVPILCVYPFIQRHFAKGVLTGAVKG